A genomic stretch from Spirochaetota bacterium includes:
- a CDS encoding transposase, translating into MKDNRKIHNRRSIRLKGYDYSQIGAYFVTICTHNREFLFGNISDGKMILNDYGKIVEQCWYDLPNHYNNIELHEFVVMPNHFHGIISIVTTDNTPVGAIHESPLQLQRRKMLLPKIIGRLKMNTAKQINIIRNTPGIPVWQRNYYEHIIRDDESFYRISKYIINNPINWEKDDYYA; encoded by the coding sequence ATGAAAGATAATCGAAAAATCCACAATCGTCGTTCTATTCGGTTAAAGGGTTATGATTATTCACAGATCGGTGCATATTTTGTGACAATATGCACGCATAACCGTGAATTTTTATTTGGAAATATTTCAGATGGTAAAATGATATTAAATGATTACGGGAAAATTGTTGAACAATGTTGGTATGATTTGCCCAATCATTATAATAACATTGAATTACACGAATTTGTGGTAATGCCAAATCATTTTCATGGGATAATATCAATTGTTACGACGGATAATACCCCTGTAGGGGCGATTCATGAATCGCCCCTACAATTACAACGCCGTAAAATGTTGTTACCAAAAATAATTGGACGTTTAAAAATGAATACCGCAAAACAAATAAATATAATTCGTAACACACCCGGAATTCCTGTATGGCAACGCAATTATTATGAACATATCATCCGCGATGATGAATCATTCTATAGAATATCCAAATACATCATCAATAATCCCATAAACTGGGAAAAGGACGATTATTATGCCTAA
- a CDS encoding alpha/beta hydrolase encodes MKKFLIALVIIIVALIAIDAYQSHITYTYTPKKLPATFDEYYQLKLKESKEKGTRPHNEEKLLQFAPKTKIAMLYIHGYGASRGEGEFVIDTIAKKLKYNTYYLRLPGHGTNMDDHKNTEYYQLLDTAIEAAQMTKLLGDKLVIIGTSMGGTIATYIAAEHPDIPDAVILVSPFYRFANPMGNALFFRPFFKTVLLFTTYRERHDPYDDPNDNWTMYWYAKNYWASLHSLLDLGEFIANDSFYKKVSCPVLLLYYYKDEKHKDGSAEVSAMLKAYDTFNNGKPNPLSRKVVIENGDHVLLSKYVKSDWGKAEKAITAFLNNVAQ; translated from the coding sequence ATGAAAAAGTTTTTGATAGCACTTGTCATAATCATTGTTGCACTGATTGCTATTGATGCTTATCAATCGCACATTACGTATACATATACACCTAAAAAGCTTCCTGCAACATTTGACGAATATTACCAGTTGAAGCTTAAAGAAAGCAAAGAAAAAGGTACTCGCCCTCACAATGAAGAAAAGCTTCTACAATTTGCACCTAAAACAAAAATAGCAATGCTCTATATTCACGGCTATGGCGCTTCGCGTGGTGAGGGTGAATTTGTCATAGATACTATCGCCAAAAAATTAAAATACAATACATATTACCTTAGATTGCCTGGCCATGGAACAAACATGGATGATCATAAAAATACGGAATATTATCAGCTTTTAGACACTGCAATTGAAGCTGCACAGATGACTAAACTTTTGGGTGACAAATTAGTGATCATTGGAACAAGCATGGGTGGAACTATAGCAACCTATATTGCAGCAGAGCATCCTGATATACCTGATGCGGTTATACTGGTTTCACCGTTTTACCGTTTTGCCAATCCCATGGGGAATGCCTTATTCTTCAGGCCTTTTTTCAAAACCGTGTTACTGTTTACCACATACCGTGAGCGTCATGACCCTTATGATGATCCCAATGACAACTGGACCATGTACTGGTATGCAAAAAACTACTGGGCATCCCTGCATTCATTGCTGGATCTGGGTGAATTTATTGCCAATGATTCTTTTTACAAAAAAGTTTCATGCCCGGTACTGTTGCTTTATTATTATAAAGATGAAAAGCACAAAGATGGATCTGCAGAAGTTAGTGCCATGCTGAAAGCTTATGATACATTCAATAACGGTAAGCCCAATCCTTTAAGCCGCAAAGTGGTCATTGAAAATGGCGATCATGTTCTTCTTTCAAAGTATGTGAAATCAGATTGGGGTAAAGCAGAAAAAGCTATTACTGCATTTTTAAACAATGTAGCTCAATAA
- a CDS encoding acyltransferase has translation MDNYLKVSTFKRLLFNVKTRLYWELSYKKKFASIAGNPIVWGLWNIDVYGPNIHLGKNVVFLAANGSKTALTTVRLAGHEGRIDIGNNVLVMNGVRISSASHIIIGDDCMLANFCYLTDADWHDIHDRTNPVGKTAPIILEKGVWIGDSAIICKGVHIGENSVVGAGAVVTKDVPPNVVVAGNPARIVKEIDPDRVVTHSSLYHKVGAPRL, from the coding sequence ATGGATAACTATCTCAAAGTATCAACATTTAAACGCTTACTGTTTAATGTAAAAACTCGCTTATACTGGGAACTATCGTATAAGAAAAAGTTTGCCTCCATTGCAGGTAATCCCATTGTATGGGGTTTATGGAATATTGATGTGTATGGGCCAAATATTCATTTGGGCAAAAACGTGGTGTTTTTAGCTGCAAACGGCAGTAAAACTGCATTAACAACAGTGCGACTTGCGGGTCATGAAGGGCGTATTGATATAGGCAATAATGTGCTTGTTATGAATGGGGTGCGCATTAGCAGCGCATCCCATATCATCATTGGCGATGACTGTATGTTAGCTAACTTTTGCTACCTTACTGATGCTGATTGGCATGATATCCATGATCGCACTAACCCTGTTGGCAAGACTGCACCTATTATCCTTGAAAAAGGTGTATGGATTGGCGATTCAGCTATTATCTGCAAGGGCGTGCATATTGGTGAAAATTCAGTTGTGGGAGCTGGTGCCGTGGTAACCAAAGATGTACCTCCCAATGTGGTTGTTGCAGGCAATCCTGCACGAATTGTAAAGGAAATTGATCCTGATAGGGTTGTAACTCATAGCAGCCTTTATCATAAGGTGGGAGCGCCTCGTCTATGA
- a CDS encoding glycosyltransferase family 4 protein: MRICLLCYRANPFCGGQGIYLKYVAEALARQGHEVHAIVGPPYPHHMKNVTLHYIENNQYYIKKGFEFITHDRPFDIFHPVNAYEYIHSRLGAFPEISGFSYRAFFMMRKLHEKLHFDIIHDNQCIGYGLLFMKALGIPVMATIHHPLTIDLENVLERASSFKNRIKGVMFYPILMQQIVSKRLDHIITVSEDSKHRITKDFGVPPHKQSVVYNGLDTSIFRKLPYIKKKNNKLLFVGNVEDGKKGFVYLLKALTLIKSNATLTVIDGGAPHRHITHKLVDTLGVRNKVEFVGAASTDELVHHYNEAAIAIVPSVYEGFGFPAAEAMACGTPVIASDGGALREVVGDAGIVVPSRDEVALADAIDNLLQSKKLLQELSHKGIERVQTHFNWDNAALQMAAIYKKVIASYYR, encoded by the coding sequence ATGAGGATATGCCTTTTGTGTTACCGTGCCAACCCTTTTTGCGGTGGTCAGGGTATATATCTTAAATATGTTGCCGAAGCCTTAGCACGGCAGGGCCATGAGGTACACGCCATCGTTGGCCCTCCTTATCCCCACCATATGAAAAATGTCACCCTTCATTATATTGAAAACAATCAATATTATATTAAAAAAGGCTTTGAATTCATTACGCATGACAGGCCGTTTGATATTTTTCATCCCGTTAATGCGTATGAATATATTCACTCACGGTTGGGTGCTTTTCCTGAAATAAGCGGTTTCAGTTATCGCGCATTTTTTATGATGCGAAAGCTCCATGAAAAGCTCCATTTTGATATCATCCATGATAATCAGTGTATTGGCTATGGGTTGCTTTTCATGAAAGCCTTAGGTATTCCCGTTATGGCCACTATCCACCATCCATTAACTATTGATTTAGAAAATGTGCTGGAACGTGCTTCATCATTTAAAAACAGAATCAAAGGAGTAATGTTTTACCCCATCCTCATGCAGCAAATTGTATCAAAACGATTGGACCATATAATCACTGTCTCAGAAGATTCTAAACATAGAATAACAAAAGATTTTGGTGTTCCACCACACAAACAGTCAGTAGTATATAATGGCCTTGACACTTCCATTTTCAGGAAGCTGCCATATATAAAGAAAAAAAACAATAAGCTCTTATTTGTGGGTAACGTTGAAGATGGCAAGAAAGGTTTTGTGTATCTTTTAAAGGCTCTGACCCTCATCAAATCTAACGCTACTCTTACTGTTATTGATGGCGGCGCTCCACATCGCCACATCACCCATAAGCTTGTTGATACATTGGGCGTGCGTAACAAAGTAGAATTTGTTGGCGCCGCATCAACTGATGAATTGGTACATCATTATAATGAAGCCGCTATTGCCATTGTTCCTTCAGTATATGAAGGATTTGGCTTCCCCGCAGCTGAAGCCATGGCATGCGGCACGCCGGTAATTGCCAGCGATGGTGGTGCACTGCGTGAGGTGGTTGGTGATGCAGGCATTGTTGTCCCTTCACGGGATGAGGTTGCATTAGCTGATGCTATCGATAATTTGTTACAGAGCAAAAAGCTATTACAGGAACTATCGCATAAAGGGATTGAACGTGTACAAACTCACTTTAACTGGGACAATGCTGCTTTACAGATGGCAGCTATTTATAAAAAGGTTATTGCCAGTTACTATCGGTAA
- a CDS encoding tetratricopeptide repeat protein, giving the protein MKKFLLLLMIITLSCSSLPDTKTETNARPAYKETSFELYSKALLLKNKKNYPEAIKLLEEASKEGNQLDAIYYQIAECYYYQYDYAKAIDYANKSIAVNENWDKPYVLQYSVYMNLNQVDEGVLVLEKLLQKRPELYRVRFNVATVYYSQLKQNGKARHHFLKVIEQSEFESIESYYKEQSYYYLGHIYYSFGEFKKAYHYFLKAYNENPENYSMLYILGLLNLEKGDIKQAISYIMQYLERYPNDLKAILHAGRIYYIYEDMKALPVLRKAINHRSSEGQLARMMYNELLHNDDAARELALKMNRMNASLDMPYIALARIAMRKNDAATAAANFYTAGVMLYQKKDYDAATIMFTMALANDPSIHEAYLYLGQLYEDTNQLSRAIYYYTIAYSMKKDNEVLLRIGYLYALLKDYTKAFEYMNAAQYQDKENPDTYFFKGLVYLQKNNYADAEDMLRKAIDKKKLETYYFYLASTLDKQKRVQDTIAILQEACNNEQKSARICNYLGYLYADNNIHLDESLTLINMALESEPTNGAYLDSLGWVYYKMGKYHDALPLLLEAAQELELEGYPDAVVYEHIGDAYNALQLPDKALEYWNKAYKLDPKPEVQKKINTQKGK; this is encoded by the coding sequence ATGAAAAAATTCTTGCTGCTTTTGATGATTATTACACTGTCATGCAGTTCTTTACCAGATACAAAGACTGAAACTAATGCCAGGCCTGCATATAAAGAAACATCGTTTGAATTGTACAGCAAGGCATTACTATTAAAAAATAAAAAGAATTATCCTGAGGCAATTAAACTCCTTGAAGAGGCAAGCAAAGAAGGTAACCAGTTAGATGCCATTTACTATCAGATTGCAGAATGTTATTATTATCAGTATGATTATGCTAAAGCGATAGATTATGCCAATAAATCAATTGCAGTAAATGAAAACTGGGATAAGCCGTATGTGTTGCAATATTCTGTATATATGAACCTGAACCAGGTTGACGAGGGTGTTCTGGTACTGGAAAAGTTGTTGCAAAAAAGACCTGAATTATACCGGGTGCGTTTTAATGTAGCAACTGTCTATTATTCGCAGTTAAAACAGAATGGTAAAGCGCGGCATCATTTTTTAAAAGTTATAGAACAGAGTGAATTTGAATCAATTGAATCCTACTATAAAGAACAATCGTATTATTATTTAGGGCACATATATTATAGTTTTGGCGAATTTAAAAAAGCGTATCACTATTTTTTAAAAGCGTACAACGAAAATCCGGAAAATTATTCCATGTTATATATATTGGGACTTTTGAATCTGGAAAAAGGTGATATAAAACAGGCAATAAGCTATATCATGCAATATCTTGAACGATATCCTAACGACTTGAAAGCAATATTGCATGCAGGCAGAATATACTATATCTATGAAGATATGAAAGCCTTGCCTGTATTACGAAAAGCTATTAATCACAGAAGCTCGGAAGGGCAGCTTGCACGGATGATGTATAATGAACTGTTGCACAATGATGATGCAGCCCGGGAGTTGGCACTAAAGATGAATAGGATGAACGCGTCCCTTGATATGCCATATATTGCACTGGCCAGGATTGCAATGAGAAAAAATGATGCTGCTACTGCTGCAGCAAACTTTTACACCGCAGGTGTTATGCTGTATCAAAAAAAAGATTATGATGCTGCAACAATAATGTTCACTATGGCTTTGGCTAATGACCCATCCATACATGAAGCATATCTGTATTTGGGACAACTATATGAAGATACCAATCAACTGAGCAGAGCCATCTATTACTATACTATTGCCTATTCTATGAAAAAAGACAATGAGGTTTTGCTAAGAATTGGCTATCTATACGCCCTTTTGAAAGATTATACAAAGGCTTTTGAATACATGAATGCTGCACAATATCAGGATAAAGAAAATCCCGATACGTATTTTTTTAAAGGTTTGGTATATCTGCAAAAAAATAATTATGCTGATGCAGAAGATATGCTCCGAAAAGCAATTGATAAAAAAAAGTTGGAAACCTATTATTTTTACCTGGCATCCACTCTTGATAAGCAGAAACGGGTGCAGGATACTATCGCTATATTACAGGAAGCCTGTAACAATGAACAAAAGAGCGCCAGAATATGTAATTATTTAGGATATTTATATGCTGATAACAACATTCATTTAGATGAATCGTTGACTCTTATAAACATGGCACTAGAAAGTGAACCCACAAATGGAGCATATTTAGATTCATTAGGGTGGGTATATTATAAAATGGGAAAATATCATGATGCATTGCCTTTGCTATTAGAAGCAGCACAAGAATTAGAACTTGAAGGGTATCCTGATGCTGTTGTGTATGAACACATTGGTGATGCTTATAATGCCCTGCAATTACCGGATAAAGCTCTGGAGTACTGGAACAAAGCTTACAAACTTGACCCAAAACCTGAAGTGCAAAAAAAGATTAATACTCAAAAGGGGAAGTAA
- a CDS encoding zinc metallopeptidase, translating to MLFGIDPLYWMMMAPVLLISLWASFRVKSAFNKYSQIPSRSGHTGADVARIILQQNGLSHIPVEETTGFLSDHYDPIKKVVRLSPEVYNSNSLAAIGVAAHETGHAIQHAKLYKPLVLRNAIAPTASIGSNLSWIIIFAGFVIGSLGLVKLGILLFSLVVFFQLITLPVEFNASSRAKEILQGYGIVSSGELVGVSKVLSAAAMTYVAAAASAIMTLLYFLIRAGLLGGRDE from the coding sequence ATGCTTTTTGGGATTGACCCTTTATACTGGATGATGATGGCTCCCGTTCTTTTAATTTCACTATGGGCTTCGTTCAGAGTGAAAAGTGCTTTTAACAAATATTCCCAAATTCCATCACGATCCGGGCATACCGGAGCTGATGTGGCACGTATAATCTTGCAGCAAAATGGTTTATCACATATCCCGGTTGAAGAAACCACCGGTTTTTTATCCGACCATTATGACCCCATTAAGAAAGTAGTCAGGCTTTCACCTGAAGTATATAATAGCAATTCACTTGCTGCAATTGGTGTGGCAGCCCACGAAACAGGCCACGCTATACAGCATGCTAAACTGTACAAACCGCTTGTGTTGCGCAATGCTATAGCACCAACCGCATCCATTGGTTCAAATCTTTCATGGATAATCATCTTTGCTGGTTTTGTCATTGGCTCATTAGGGCTTGTTAAATTGGGAATTTTACTTTTCAGCCTGGTAGTATTCTTTCAGCTGATTACACTCCCTGTAGAATTTAACGCTTCATCACGTGCCAAGGAAATACTGCAAGGGTATGGCATCGTAAGTTCAGGTGAGCTTGTAGGTGTAAGCAAAGTACTATCAGCTGCCGCAATGACGTATGTGGCTGCTGCAGCATCAGCTATAATGACACTGTTGTATTTTCTCATCAGGGCAGGGCTTTTGGGTGGTAGAGATGAATAG
- a CDS encoding methyl-accepting chemotaxis protein, producing MKVSSFVQVLSIIILCWWTPGCDTGDPVIDLHSDWKLYLGDNFSIAEPEFDDSGMQPINLPGKLSPKKSKQYLWLRKSIVIPDSFKKYDSAFVLGKVWDVEQTYFNGYKIGSAGSEYPNFHSEWNSFRYYLIPSHTIKYNQTNIIAIRVFSNQNAEYNGVPLITTLTNAKVINFYRSLLAEYIPLATSFLTLILGIIALYFYVKNKDILTLYFAIVSLLWCISAMHFYLPHYWIMDFNTQDKIYYALTAIIAIVVYFFFENVTNSFNRTLRIVITIAAVCMIFLSLSATEHDPVTGWRFQVIGSFGLIVQILWGALIIKGIRNNKKEAKTLLIPYLFMMLCVAHDSLAVSGILYTNFFWINLGYPALILGIGAILSQRSAILAQELLHSKQYIEKKNADLLQIVQKINQSIGELQHVAKEVESSASILHNSMHDQTTSIEQTSAALEEFSSTVDIIASNSQHQDTILNKNKDLLMELIKGIDHITDAAKTAVKLSYKSQGQTAVTKEHLSEALRGIEKIKDYSDTILTITETINDIAEKTNLLSLNASIEAARAGEYGRGFAVVADEIGKLADRSLEQSKNIQSILSEIVSDIENQTILMGTVVYSNEDVERSVYMVNHAIDTILDFCISQEQLTKSIEENMALVLQGSSQITIATQEEKVTIGEISSTIQQLVTITNAVYENTEMLTKTLAKILSQIDMLQSIVQTKNTF from the coding sequence ATGAAGGTTTCCAGCTTTGTACAGGTGCTATCAATTATCATTTTATGCTGGTGGACTCCTGGTTGCGACACCGGTGATCCTGTTATAGATTTGCACTCTGACTGGAAATTATATTTGGGAGACAATTTCTCCATTGCTGAACCTGAATTTGATGATTCCGGGATGCAACCAATAAACCTTCCCGGGAAACTATCGCCAAAAAAATCAAAACAGTATTTATGGCTAAGAAAATCAATTGTTATACCGGATTCATTTAAAAAGTATGATAGTGCATTTGTTTTGGGGAAAGTGTGGGATGTTGAACAAACATATTTTAATGGGTATAAAATTGGGTCAGCAGGGAGTGAATATCCTAACTTTCACTCAGAATGGAACAGCTTCAGGTATTATTTAATTCCTTCACATACTATTAAATATAACCAGACGAATATCATTGCCATACGAGTATTCAGCAATCAGAATGCTGAATATAATGGTGTGCCTCTAATTACTACACTTACTAACGCCAAAGTAATAAATTTTTATCGTTCGTTACTGGCAGAATATATACCTCTTGCAACCAGCTTTCTTACATTAATTCTAGGCATTATTGCTCTATATTTTTATGTTAAAAATAAAGACATCCTCACACTTTATTTTGCCATTGTTTCTCTCTTGTGGTGTATTAGTGCAATGCATTTTTATTTGCCACATTACTGGATTATGGACTTCAATACACAGGATAAAATATATTATGCTCTAACTGCAATTATTGCGATAGTTGTATATTTCTTTTTTGAAAATGTAACCAACAGCTTTAACAGGACACTCAGAATTGTTATTACAATTGCAGCCGTATGTATGATATTCTTAAGCCTTTCAGCTACTGAACATGATCCAGTAACAGGCTGGCGATTTCAGGTTATTGGATCATTTGGGCTTATTGTTCAGATACTGTGGGGAGCACTTATTATAAAGGGTATACGAAATAATAAAAAAGAAGCAAAAACACTTTTAATCCCTTATCTTTTTATGATGCTATGTGTAGCACATGATTCCCTTGCGGTATCGGGTATTTTATACACAAATTTCTTCTGGATTAATTTAGGGTATCCCGCATTAATTTTAGGCATAGGTGCAATTCTGTCACAACGCTCTGCCATACTGGCACAGGAACTTCTCCACTCAAAACAATATATTGAAAAGAAGAATGCAGATCTGCTACAGATAGTACAAAAAATCAATCAGTCAATTGGGGAATTACAGCATGTTGCAAAGGAAGTTGAAAGTTCTGCCAGCATTTTGCACAATAGCATGCATGATCAGACCACCAGCATTGAGCAAACATCAGCAGCATTAGAAGAATTTTCATCCACAGTAGATATCATTGCATCTAATTCACAGCATCAGGATACAATTCTTAATAAAAATAAAGACCTGTTAATGGAATTAATTAAAGGTATTGACCATATTACCGATGCAGCCAAAACAGCAGTTAAGCTGAGCTATAAAAGTCAGGGACAAACAGCGGTAACAAAAGAACACCTTTCTGAAGCACTGAGAGGAATAGAAAAAATAAAAGATTATTCGGACACCATATTAACAATAACAGAAACAATTAATGATATAGCTGAAAAAACCAATCTGTTATCACTCAACGCTTCAATTGAAGCTGCACGGGCAGGTGAATATGGACGCGGTTTTGCTGTTGTAGCTGATGAAATTGGGAAATTAGCAGATAGATCCTTAGAACAATCAAAAAATATTCAGTCAATTTTATCTGAGATAGTAAGTGATATTGAAAATCAGACAATCCTTATGGGCACCGTTGTGTACTCAAATGAAGATGTTGAACGATCTGTTTATATGGTTAATCATGCCATAGACACAATCCTTGATTTTTGCATATCACAGGAGCAATTAACAAAAAGCATCGAAGAAAATATGGCACTTGTACTGCAAGGCTCTTCTCAAATTACTATCGCTACGCAGGAAGAAAAAGTAACTATTGGTGAGATTAGTTCAACAATACAGCAACTTGTTACTATAACAAATGCTGTATACGAAAATACTGAAATGTTAACAAAGACTCTGGCAAAAATTCTGTCACAAATAGATATGCTGCAATCCATTGTTCAAACAAAAAACACTTTTTAA
- a CDS encoding serine hydrolase domain-containing protein produces MNYRSHKITILLFFILLVAIFLSLSIFFKAFYPFHVSCIPSKSTEHEFLQYFDQRIKVLMTKYNIPGVNIALIRQGKLLWVNAYGFANKEKAIPMKLETTCRVESISKSVTAWGILKLIERGAISLDDRVIKHLKTWKFPPSAFNPETITIRQLLSHSAGLPLGTIGVSYAPDVVIPTLRESLYKDAVMMTSPGSTFSYSNTGFNLLELLIEEVTNQPFAVYMQQEILQPLGMKHSSYQWRDSFQPFPNGYTLDGKPVPAYAYPEKGAGGLFSTIEDITRFVTAGMTKFNDTSTKVLSHQSIQTLYNPTVKIPGLYGFAFPWYGFGHFIEFSKNNMIAVSHGGQGTGWMTHFHSIPQTGDGIVILTNSQRSWPFFAYILNDWARWIGFDSIGMSKIIFAEYTLWIVLYLIFMILLIYVYRLLKGLVLHTRSFMFIQKRYSPGQILKLCIACGIFGILLWSINQDYLFITSVFPEASVWAGYCLAFCGFVLLMYFFMPEKSISS; encoded by the coding sequence ATGAACTATCGCTCTCATAAAATAACAATATTATTATTCTTTATACTGTTGGTTGCAATTTTTCTTTCACTTAGTATTTTTTTTAAAGCGTTTTATCCTTTTCATGTATCCTGCATACCATCAAAATCTACTGAGCATGAATTTTTACAATACTTTGACCAGCGCATAAAAGTTTTAATGACAAAATATAACATTCCAGGTGTAAATATTGCTCTCATCAGACAAGGAAAACTATTGTGGGTAAATGCATATGGCTTTGCCAACAAAGAAAAAGCAATACCCATGAAACTGGAAACAACCTGCCGCGTTGAGTCAATTTCAAAATCAGTAACAGCGTGGGGTATTTTAAAACTGATTGAGCGGGGAGCTATTTCTCTTGATGATCGGGTTATAAAACATTTGAAAACATGGAAATTCCCACCATCTGCATTTAATCCTGAAACCATAACAATACGGCAGTTATTAAGCCACAGTGCAGGATTGCCCCTGGGTACAATCGGAGTCAGCTATGCTCCTGATGTCGTAATACCAACCTTACGAGAAAGTCTTTACAAGGATGCCGTCATGATGACATCTCCTGGCTCAACATTTTCTTACTCAAATACAGGATTTAATCTGCTTGAATTGCTGATTGAAGAGGTAACAAACCAACCTTTTGCCGTATATATGCAGCAAGAAATTTTGCAGCCCTTAGGCATGAAGCACTCAAGCTATCAATGGAGGGATAGTTTTCAACCATTTCCTAACGGATATACCCTTGATGGTAAACCCGTCCCTGCTTATGCATATCCTGAAAAAGGTGCAGGTGGCTTATTTTCAACAATTGAAGATATTACGCGGTTTGTTACTGCAGGTATGACTAAATTCAATGACACCAGCACAAAAGTACTTTCTCACCAATCTATACAGACATTATACAACCCCACGGTAAAGATACCTGGCCTGTATGGTTTTGCTTTCCCATGGTATGGTTTTGGACATTTTATTGAATTTTCAAAAAATAATATGATAGCAGTATCACACGGAGGACAGGGTACAGGATGGATGACACACTTCCATTCAATACCCCAAACTGGTGATGGTATTGTAATTTTAACCAATAGCCAACGCAGCTGGCCTTTTTTTGCATATATTCTGAATGATTGGGCACGGTGGATTGGATTTGATTCTATAGGAATGAGTAAGATTATCTTTGCAGAATATACATTATGGATTGTATTATATCTGATATTCATGATACTACTGATATATGTATATCGTCTGTTAAAAGGATTAGTGTTACATACTCGTTCATTCATGTTCATTCAGAAAAGATATTCGCCTGGGCAGATACTAAAGCTTTGTATTGCCTGTGGCATATTTGGTATACTATTATGGTCTATTAATCAAGATTATCTTTTTATCACATCTGTATTTCCTGAAGCTTCAGTATGGGCAGGGTATTGTCTTGCTTTTTGTGGCTTTGTGCTGCTTATGTATTTTTTTATGCCTGAAAAAAGTATAAGCAGCTAA